A stretch of the Bacillus sp. FJAT-18017 genome encodes the following:
- the folP gene encoding dihydropteroate synthase, producing the protein MKCGPFELDYSLKTQIMGILNVTPDSFSDGGKFNAVDRAVEHAKLMVEHGADIIDIGGESTRPGHEPVTTDEEISRVIPVIQALVEELSVPISVDTYKAEVAREAIGAGAHIINDIWGAKREPEIAKVAAETGVPIILMHNREDIPYSSFMRDAFSDLYDSIKIAKEAGVKDEQIILDPGIGFAKTFEENIEMMQNLDHLVALGYPVLLATSRKRFIGRVLDLPPEERMEGTGATVCFGIQKGCQLVRVHDVKEIARMAKMMDAMMGRGQVNG; encoded by the coding sequence ATTAAATGTGGCCCTTTTGAATTAGATTATTCTTTAAAAACACAGATTATGGGCATTTTAAATGTCACCCCAGACTCCTTTTCGGATGGGGGAAAATTTAATGCGGTTGACCGTGCAGTTGAACACGCGAAATTAATGGTTGAACACGGGGCTGATATAATTGATATAGGCGGTGAATCTACCCGCCCTGGGCACGAACCAGTGACTACCGATGAGGAAATTTCAAGGGTAATTCCTGTTATTCAAGCGTTAGTGGAGGAGTTATCTGTTCCTATCTCAGTTGATACGTATAAAGCGGAGGTTGCAAGAGAAGCAATTGGTGCTGGGGCTCATATCATAAATGATATTTGGGGGGCGAAGAGAGAGCCCGAGATTGCAAAAGTCGCAGCAGAAACGGGAGTTCCTATCATCCTTATGCATAACCGTGAAGACATCCCCTATAGTTCGTTCATGCGTGATGCTTTTTCAGACCTGTATGATAGTATTAAAATTGCAAAGGAAGCAGGAGTAAAGGACGAACAAATTATATTGGATCCCGGAATTGGTTTTGCTAAAACGTTTGAAGAAAACATTGAAATGATGCAAAATCTCGACCATTTAGTTGCGCTTGGATATCCGGTCCTGCTTGCTACTTCACGTAAGAGATTTATCGGAAGAGTCCTTGACCTCCCGCCAGAAGAAAGGATGGAAGGAACAGGAGCTACGGTTTGCTTTGGTATTCAAAAAGGCTGCCAGCTTGTTCGGGTTCACGATGTAAAAGAAATCGCCCGAATGGCCAAAATGATGGATGCAATGATGGGACGTGGACAAGTCAATGGATAA
- the cysK gene encoding cysteine synthase A: MVRIANSVADLVGNTPIVKLNRLVDENSADVYLKLEYMNPGSSVKDRIAVAMIEAAEREGGLKEGDTIIEPTSGNTGIGLAMIGAAKGYKTILVMPETMSLERRNLLRAYGADIVLTPGPEGMGGAIRKAEELAKENGYFMPQQFNNEANPEIHRNTTGKEIVEQFGDQLDAFISGIGTGGTITGAGEVLREAYPGIKIIAVEPADSPVLSGGKPGPHKIQGIGAGFVPAILNTEIYEEIITVQNDQAFEYARRAAKEEGILGGISSGAAIFAALKVAKELGKGKKVLAIIPSNGERYLSTPLYQFED, from the coding sequence ATGGTACGTATTGCAAATTCGGTTGCAGACCTAGTAGGTAATACCCCGATAGTAAAGCTGAACCGACTGGTTGATGAAAATAGTGCTGATGTTTATTTGAAGCTGGAATATATGAATCCAGGCAGCAGTGTTAAGGACCGGATTGCTGTTGCAATGATCGAAGCAGCAGAAAGAGAGGGCGGCTTGAAAGAAGGCGATACGATCATTGAACCTACTAGCGGTAACACCGGAATAGGCCTTGCGATGATTGGCGCAGCAAAAGGATATAAAACGATTTTAGTCATGCCTGAAACAATGAGCCTGGAGCGCCGCAATCTTCTTCGTGCATATGGGGCAGACATTGTGCTCACCCCAGGTCCTGAGGGCATGGGTGGCGCAATTCGCAAAGCGGAAGAATTGGCAAAGGAAAATGGGTACTTCATGCCTCAGCAATTTAACAACGAGGCAAACCCTGAAATTCATAGAAATACAACGGGTAAAGAGATTGTTGAACAATTTGGTGATCAGTTGGATGCGTTTATTTCGGGGATTGGCACTGGTGGTACCATAACAGGCGCAGGAGAAGTTCTTCGTGAAGCCTATCCTGGGATTAAAATTATCGCAGTTGAGCCAGCTGATTCTCCTGTGCTATCCGGTGGGAAACCCGGCCCGCACAAAATCCAGGGTATTGGCGCAGGTTTCGTACCTGCTATCCTGAATACGGAGATCTATGAAGAAATTATTACCGTTCAAAATGATCAGGCGTTTGAATATGCCCGCCGTGCCGCTAAAGAAGAAGGTATCCTAGGTGGAATTTCTTCTGGCGCAGCCATTTTTGCGGCGCTAAAGGTAGCGAAGGAACTGGGTAAAGGAAAAAAGGTACTCGCGATCATTCCGAGTAACGGGGAACGTTACCTTAGCACACCGTTATATCAATTTGAAGATTAG
- the folK gene encoding 2-amino-4-hydroxy-6-hydroxymethyldihydropteridine diphosphokinase, with protein MKNKAYLSLGTNMGDRLHYLFSAIRELNRHPSIRLINYSSVYETDPVGYENQDLFLNMVVEIATNSDSLTLLKICQEIERVYGRKREMRWGPRTIDLDILVYNQENIETESLCIPHPRMSERAFVLVPLHEIAGNISLPGFEKPLTQTLELLPDKEGVRIWKRKNGEDGFGLLEN; from the coding sequence TTGAAAAACAAGGCATATCTTTCACTTGGAACCAATATGGGGGACAGGCTTCACTATCTGTTTTCTGCAATTCGTGAACTGAATCGACATCCATCAATCCGCCTGATAAATTATTCATCGGTTTATGAAACAGACCCTGTAGGTTATGAAAATCAGGATCTTTTTTTAAATATGGTGGTAGAAATAGCAACGAATTCAGATTCGCTAACTTTATTGAAGATCTGTCAAGAAATAGAGAGGGTTTATGGCAGGAAAAGGGAAATGAGATGGGGCCCTCGAACAATAGACCTTGACATTCTTGTCTATAACCAAGAAAATATTGAAACAGAGAGCCTGTGCATTCCTCATCCAAGGATGAGTGAACGAGCTTTTGTGCTTGTTCCGTTGCATGAAATCGCCGGAAACATTTCTCTTCCCGGCTTTGAAAAGCCACTGACTCAAACTTTGGAACTGTTACCTGATAAAGAAGGAGTACGGATATGGAAGCGGAAAAATGGGGAAGACGGATTCGGGCTTTTAGAAAACTAA
- the hslO gene encoding Hsp33 family molecular chaperone HslO, with protein MSDYLVKALAYGGQVRAYAVTSTETISEAQRRHYTWPTASAALGRAMTAGLMMGAMLKGDEKLTIKIEGGGPIGNILVDSNARGTVRGYVSNPQTHFELNEKGKLDVRRAVGTDGTLTVVKDLGLRDFFSGSIQLVSGELGEDFTYYFATSEQVPSSVGVGVLVNPDNSILAAGGFILQLMPGTSDNTISVMEERLKTIEPVSKMIQRGLTPEEILEQLVGKEELSILEKMPVSFECTCSKERFADAIVSLGQGEIREMIEEDGQAEAHCHFCNEKYLYTKEELEELLNQAK; from the coding sequence ATGAGTGATTACTTAGTTAAAGCCCTCGCCTATGGCGGGCAAGTTCGGGCTTATGCTGTAACAAGTACGGAGACAATATCAGAGGCACAACGAAGACATTATACATGGCCTACAGCTTCTGCTGCGCTGGGACGGGCAATGACTGCCGGACTAATGATGGGTGCGATGCTAAAGGGCGATGAAAAGCTAACCATAAAGATTGAAGGTGGAGGCCCAATAGGGAATATCCTTGTTGATAGTAATGCCAGGGGTACGGTAAGAGGATACGTATCAAATCCGCAAACCCATTTTGAACTGAATGAGAAGGGCAAGCTTGATGTGAGGAGAGCTGTTGGGACAGATGGAACCCTTACCGTAGTGAAGGACCTTGGGTTAAGGGATTTCTTCAGCGGGTCTATACAGTTGGTATCAGGTGAACTTGGGGAGGATTTCACTTATTATTTTGCCACTTCAGAACAAGTGCCTTCATCGGTAGGGGTTGGGGTCCTGGTTAATCCTGATAACTCCATCTTGGCTGCTGGAGGGTTTATACTTCAGCTTATGCCAGGAACATCTGATAATACAATTTCGGTGATGGAAGAGCGCTTAAAAACAATAGAACCAGTTTCAAAAATGATTCAGCGCGGTTTAACCCCAGAAGAGATATTGGAACAGTTGGTTGGCAAAGAAGAACTTAGCATCCTTGAAAAAATGCCGGTCTCTTTCGAGTGTACATGTTCCAAGGAGCGATTTGCAGATGCAATTGTCTCACTCGGCCAGGGGGAAATAAGAGAGATGATTGAAGAAGATGGCCAGGCAGAGGCACACTGTCACTTCTGCAATGAAAAATATCTTTATACTAAAGAAGAGCTGGAAGAGTTATTGAATCAGGCTAAATAA
- the dusB gene encoding tRNA dihydrouridine synthase DusB, translated as MLKIGDIVMKNPVVLAPMAGVCNSAFRLTVKEFGAGLVCAEMVSDKGIVFKNEKTMNMLYIDEHEKPLSLQIFGGEKKTLVEAAQFVDKNSNADIIDINMGCPVPKITKCDAGARWLLDPNKIYDMVSAVVDAVEKPVTVKMRIGWDEEHIFAVENARAVERAGGKAVAVHGRTRVQMYEGKANWDIIKEVKQSVAIPVIGNGDVQTPQDAKRMLDETGVDGVMIGRAALGNPWMIYRTVNYLETGELMGEPSVREKIDVAILHLDRLIALKNEDIAVREMRKHAAWYLKGIKGNAEIRKAINECTTRKDFVMLLNGHVADVEEKEHQAIVG; from the coding sequence ATGTTGAAAATTGGCGATATTGTCATGAAAAACCCTGTTGTTTTGGCGCCAATGGCTGGTGTCTGTAATTCAGCTTTCCGGTTAACAGTCAAGGAATTTGGTGCCGGCCTGGTTTGCGCCGAGATGGTAAGTGATAAAGGCATTGTGTTTAAAAATGAGAAGACGATGAATATGCTTTATATCGATGAGCATGAAAAACCTTTGAGTCTGCAAATTTTTGGGGGTGAAAAGAAAACTCTCGTTGAAGCTGCCCAATTTGTAGACAAAAATTCAAATGCCGACATCATTGATATAAATATGGGCTGCCCAGTTCCTAAAATCACAAAATGTGATGCAGGGGCAAGATGGCTTTTAGACCCTAACAAAATTTATGATATGGTTTCCGCGGTTGTAGATGCAGTTGAAAAGCCGGTCACTGTTAAAATGCGGATTGGCTGGGATGAAGAGCATATTTTTGCAGTGGAAAATGCCCGTGCGGTTGAACGTGCAGGAGGAAAAGCTGTTGCTGTCCATGGGCGTACCCGTGTTCAAATGTACGAAGGCAAAGCAAACTGGGATATCATTAAGGAAGTTAAACAATCCGTGGCTATTCCTGTTATCGGTAATGGTGACGTACAAACTCCGCAAGATGCTAAACGTATGCTTGATGAAACTGGGGTTGACGGTGTAATGATCGGGCGTGCGGCTCTGGGAAACCCTTGGATGATTTATCGAACTGTAAATTACCTGGAAACGGGAGAGTTAATGGGTGAGCCATCTGTTCGTGAAAAAATTGATGTAGCTATCCTGCACCTTGACCGTTTAATTGCCCTTAAAAATGAGGATATTGCTGTGAGGGAAATGCGCAAGCACGCAGCATGGTATCTAAAAGGGATTAAGGGCAATGCGGAGATTCGAAAAGCCATTAATGAGTGCACTACGAGAAAAGATTTTGTTATGCTGCTCAATGGCCATGTTGCAGATGTGGAGGAAAAAGAACACCAGGCGATTGTTGGCTAA
- the ftsH gene encoding ATP-dependent zinc metalloprotease FtsH, which produces MNRIFRNTIFYLLIFLVIIGVVSFFNGSNERSENISYDKFISHLDKGEIESVTLQPERGVYEVRGQLENAKEGEYFLTYVPNSERMLNRIDEVLPEAKVDILAAKETSGWVTFFTSIIPFVIIFILFFFLLNQAQGGGSRVMNFGKSKARLYSEEKKKVRFKDVAGADEEKQELVEVVEFLKDPRKFAELGARIPKGVLLVGPPGTGKTLLARAAAGEAGVPFFSISGSDFVEMFVGVGASRVRDLFETAKKNAPCIIFIDEIDAVGRQRGAGLGGGHDEREQTLNQLLVEMDGFGANEGIIIIAATNRPDILDPALLRPGRFDRQITVDRPDVVGREAVLKVHARNKPLDEAVNLKNIAMRTPGFSGADLENLLNEAALVAARRDKKKIEMTDIDEATDRVIAGPAKKSRVISQKERRIVAFHEAGHTVIGLMLDEAEMVHKVTIVPRGQAGGYAVMLPKEDRYFMTKPELLDKIVGLLGGRVAEEIVFGEVSTGAHNDFQRATGIARRMVTEFGMSDKLGPMQFGQAQGGQVFLGRDLHNEQNYSDKIAYEIDLEIQRFIKESYERCRKILTENRDKLDLIANTLLEVETLDAEGIKHLIEHGRLPDGKVPVKTTPAEVKETLDDVIINISGKKNDEQDLGFTKPEEDKTDK; this is translated from the coding sequence ATGAACCGGATTTTCCGTAATACCATCTTTTATTTACTAATATTTTTAGTAATCATAGGCGTTGTAAGCTTCTTTAATGGAAGCAATGAACGTTCAGAAAATATATCGTATGACAAATTTATTTCTCACCTCGATAAGGGGGAGATTGAATCTGTCACGTTACAGCCTGAACGGGGTGTTTACGAGGTGCGAGGGCAGCTTGAAAACGCCAAGGAAGGCGAGTACTTCCTAACTTATGTCCCAAATAGCGAGAGGATGCTTAACCGGATTGATGAAGTTCTTCCGGAGGCAAAGGTTGATATACTTGCTGCTAAGGAAACAAGCGGCTGGGTAACCTTCTTTACTTCAATCATTCCGTTCGTGATTATATTCATCCTGTTCTTCTTCCTGCTTAACCAGGCTCAAGGCGGCGGCAGCCGTGTCATGAATTTTGGGAAAAGCAAGGCCCGACTTTACAGTGAAGAAAAGAAAAAGGTTCGCTTTAAAGATGTAGCCGGGGCTGACGAAGAAAAGCAGGAACTAGTCGAGGTTGTCGAGTTCCTGAAGGATCCACGCAAATTTGCCGAACTTGGGGCTCGTATACCAAAAGGTGTCCTTCTGGTTGGACCTCCAGGAACAGGTAAAACGCTTCTTGCCCGTGCTGCAGCTGGCGAGGCAGGAGTTCCATTTTTCTCAATTAGTGGTTCAGACTTTGTTGAAATGTTTGTCGGTGTCGGGGCGTCCCGTGTCCGTGATTTATTTGAAACCGCGAAGAAGAACGCTCCATGTATCATCTTTATTGATGAAATTGATGCTGTTGGACGTCAGCGTGGCGCAGGCCTTGGCGGCGGCCATGATGAACGGGAACAGACGTTAAACCAGTTGCTTGTTGAAATGGATGGATTTGGTGCGAATGAAGGAATTATCATTATTGCTGCAACCAACCGCCCTGACATCCTTGACCCTGCACTTCTTCGTCCGGGCCGTTTTGACAGGCAAATCACAGTTGACCGTCCTGATGTTGTTGGACGCGAAGCTGTTTTGAAGGTCCATGCACGTAATAAGCCGCTGGATGAAGCTGTAAACCTTAAAAACATTGCAATGCGTACTCCAGGGTTCTCTGGTGCGGATCTAGAAAACCTTTTGAATGAAGCAGCGCTTGTTGCTGCCCGTCGAGACAAGAAAAAAATAGAAATGACAGATATAGACGAAGCGACAGACCGCGTCATTGCGGGTCCAGCTAAAAAAAGCCGCGTGATTTCTCAAAAGGAGAGAAGGATTGTGGCTTTCCACGAAGCAGGACACACCGTCATTGGGCTCATGCTTGATGAGGCCGAAATGGTTCACAAAGTAACGATTGTTCCACGTGGCCAGGCTGGAGGTTATGCGGTCATGCTGCCGAAAGAAGACCGCTACTTTATGACAAAGCCTGAATTGCTAGATAAAATTGTTGGCTTGCTTGGCGGACGTGTAGCAGAGGAAATTGTATTTGGTGAAGTAAGTACTGGTGCTCATAATGATTTCCAAAGGGCAACAGGAATTGCACGAAGAATGGTTACGGAATTCGGAATGAGTGATAAGCTTGGCCCAATGCAATTTGGCCAGGCGCAAGGGGGCCAGGTATTCCTTGGCCGCGATCTTCATAATGAGCAAAATTATTCCGATAAGATTGCCTATGAAATTGATTTGGAAATTCAGCGCTTCATTAAGGAATCCTATGAACGATGCAGAAAAATTCTTACTGAAAACCGGGATAAGCTCGACCTGATTGCCAATACGCTTTTAGAAGTGGAAACATTGGATGCTGAAGGCATTAAGCATCTAATCGAGCATGGCAGGCTTCCAGATGGAAAGGTCCCTGTAAAAACAACACCTGCTGAGGTCAAGGAAACACTTGATGATGTGATTATCAACATTTCAGGTAAAAAGAATGACGAGCAAGACCTTGGATTTACTAAGCCTGAAGAAGATAAAACTGATAAATAA
- the lysS gene encoding lysine--tRNA ligase — protein sequence MSHEELNDQFLVRREKMNQMRQKGMDPFGKKFERTATSRELISHYGELEKEELETKEISVALAGRIMTKRGKGKAGFAHLKDLTGQIQIYVRKDAVGEEQYELFDSSDLGDIVGVTGTLFKTQVGELSIKVSEYTFLTKALRPLPDKFHGLKDVEQRYRQRYLDLIVSDESKETFITRSKILQSMRRYLDEQGYLEVETPMMHSIAGGASARPFITHHNALDMELYMRIAIELHLKRLIVGGLEKVYEIGRVFRNEGVSTRHNPEFTMIELYEAYADYEDIMKLTENLIAHIAREVLGTTVIQYGEYEVNLEPAWKRLHMVDAVKEHTGVDFWKEMSVEEARALANQHGVEINEHMLYGHIVNEFFEQKVEEKLIQPTFIYGHPVEISPLAKKNEEDPRFTDRFELFIVAREHANAFTELNDPIDQRERFEAQLKEREQGNDEAHEMDEDFVEALEYGMPPTGGLGIGIDRLVMLLTNSPSIRDVLLFPLMRHR from the coding sequence ATGAGCCATGAGGAATTGAATGACCAATTTCTTGTAAGAAGAGAAAAGATGAACCAGATGCGCCAGAAGGGCATGGATCCGTTCGGGAAAAAGTTTGAGCGTACAGCCACTAGCAGGGAACTGATTAGCCATTATGGAGAGTTGGAAAAGGAAGAGCTCGAAACGAAAGAAATTTCGGTTGCGCTAGCAGGCCGGATTATGACGAAGCGTGGTAAGGGCAAGGCTGGTTTTGCGCACCTTAAGGACCTTACGGGGCAAATTCAAATCTATGTTAGAAAAGATGCGGTTGGGGAAGAACAGTATGAACTTTTCGATTCATCCGACCTTGGCGATATCGTCGGTGTTACAGGCACGCTCTTTAAAACCCAGGTTGGTGAACTATCCATTAAAGTTAGTGAGTACACCTTCCTTACAAAGGCACTGCGTCCATTACCTGATAAATTCCATGGTTTGAAGGATGTCGAGCAGCGTTACCGCCAGCGTTACCTTGACCTTATCGTCAGCGATGAGAGCAAGGAGACGTTTATTACACGGAGCAAAATCCTTCAGTCCATGCGTCGTTACCTAGATGAACAAGGGTATCTGGAAGTTGAAACACCAATGATGCATTCGATTGCAGGTGGTGCTTCTGCCCGTCCATTCATTACCCATCATAATGCTCTTGATATGGAGCTGTATATGAGGATAGCCATTGAACTTCATTTGAAGCGTCTGATTGTTGGCGGACTTGAAAAGGTGTATGAAATTGGCCGAGTGTTTAGAAACGAAGGAGTCTCAACGAGGCATAATCCTGAGTTCACCATGATTGAGCTGTATGAAGCGTATGCTGATTATGAAGATATTATGAAGTTGACAGAAAATCTGATTGCTCACATTGCGCGTGAAGTACTGGGAACTACCGTCATCCAATACGGCGAATATGAGGTTAACTTGGAGCCGGCATGGAAGAGGCTGCACATGGTTGACGCGGTTAAGGAGCATACTGGCGTTGATTTTTGGAAAGAAATGAGTGTCGAAGAAGCTCGGGCGCTTGCGAATCAGCATGGTGTTGAAATTAACGAGCATATGCTGTATGGACATATTGTTAACGAGTTCTTTGAACAAAAGGTTGAGGAGAAACTTATTCAACCTACCTTTATTTACGGTCATCCTGTAGAAATTTCTCCACTAGCGAAAAAGAACGAAGAGGATCCTCGCTTTACTGACCGTTTTGAATTGTTTATTGTTGCCCGTGAGCATGCTAATGCATTTACTGAGCTGAATGATCCTATAGACCAGAGGGAACGGTTTGAAGCTCAGCTAAAAGAGCGGGAGCAAGGAAATGATGAAGCGCATGAGATGGATGAGGATTTTGTTGAAGCTCTTGAATATGGAATGCCTCCAACTGGGGGCCTTGGGATTGGCATTGACCGTCTCGTTATGCTTCTGACCAATTCTCCATCTATAAGGGATGTATTGTTGTTCCCGTTGATGAGACATCGTTAA
- a CDS encoding helix-turn-helix domain-containing protein yields the protein MEAEKWGRRIRAFRKLKGFTQDRFSKELGVSVSILGEIERGNRMPPADLLKRVSQVLHVSIDEIAPPKE from the coding sequence ATGGAAGCGGAAAAATGGGGAAGACGGATTCGGGCTTTTAGAAAACTAAAGGGATTTACCCAGGATAGATTCTCAAAAGAATTGGGTGTGTCGGTTTCAATTCTTGGAGAAATTGAAAGAGGAAACCGAATGCCACCGGCAGATTTGCTTAAAAGAGTCTCGCAAGTTTTACACGTCAGTATTGATGAGATAGCTCCTCCCAAGGAGTAA
- a CDS encoding peptidyl-prolyl cis-trans isomerase has protein sequence MKTRELWLVIASLIILNALTFFYFNSRTDLMPKDGETVATIGKGTITRQEWLAELEERYGEETLRELIDQEVVAQLAAKYDVNIPETDVERELRLFQTAYGGSAAGGKEDLARWEKQIKTSLLLEEILSKDVVVSEQEIKSYYEENKDLYNVPAAYHLSHIVVNQEDAANQIIKELEEGSSFSALAREASQDEFTSSKGGDLGFIQIGDDRYPEEYMQAAASLNKGEWSKPIETSSGYVIIQLNESIDERSYSFEEVKGEIKRQIALSQMDAPALAGALWDEAGVDWFYGKQ, from the coding sequence ATGAAAACGAGGGAATTGTGGCTGGTAATAGCTTCGCTGATTATATTAAATGCTTTGACGTTTTTCTACTTTAACTCCAGAACTGATTTAATGCCTAAGGATGGAGAAACAGTCGCAACGATTGGAAAAGGGACCATAACAAGGCAGGAATGGCTTGCCGAACTCGAAGAGCGTTATGGGGAAGAAACGTTGAGGGAACTAATTGACCAGGAAGTCGTTGCCCAGTTGGCGGCGAAATACGATGTGAACATCCCTGAAACAGATGTTGAAAGGGAGTTAAGATTGTTCCAAACTGCATATGGAGGGTCTGCTGCCGGAGGGAAAGAAGACCTAGCCAGGTGGGAGAAACAAATAAAAACATCCCTGCTTCTGGAAGAAATTTTATCAAAAGACGTTGTCGTTTCCGAACAGGAAATAAAGTCCTATTATGAAGAGAACAAGGACCTGTATAATGTGCCAGCAGCCTACCATCTATCGCATATTGTGGTAAACCAGGAGGACGCGGCAAACCAAATTATAAAGGAGCTCGAGGAAGGATCGAGTTTTTCAGCACTTGCCCGGGAAGCTTCCCAGGATGAATTTACTTCCTCCAAAGGCGGCGATCTTGGTTTTATCCAAATAGGGGATGACCGTTATCCGGAGGAATACATGCAAGCTGCCGCATCACTAAACAAGGGTGAATGGAGCAAGCCAATTGAAACTTCTTCAGGATATGTGATCATCCAGCTGAATGAAAGCATCGATGAGCGCAGCTACTCGTTTGAGGAAGTGAAAGGTGAAATAAAAAGACAAATTGCTCTCTCTCAAATGGATGCCCCGGCTTTAGCGGGTGCTCTCTGGGATGAAGCGGGGGTTGACTGGTTTTATGGTAAGCAATAA
- the folB gene encoding dihydroneopterin aldolase codes for MDKIYVNRMEFYGYHGVFPEETRLGQRFAVDLAVGLSLEKAGLSDNLEESVNYGELFRLCKEVVEGDPFKLIEAVAEKIASRVLQEFPLIMEVMVKVIKPDPPIPGHYRSVAVEITRRR; via the coding sequence ATGGATAAAATTTATGTAAACAGGATGGAGTTTTATGGATACCATGGTGTCTTCCCTGAAGAGACCCGTCTGGGGCAGCGCTTTGCGGTTGACCTTGCAGTTGGCCTTAGTCTCGAGAAAGCTGGATTATCGGACAACCTTGAGGAATCTGTCAACTACGGCGAGCTGTTTCGCTTATGCAAAGAGGTTGTTGAGGGCGACCCGTTTAAGTTGATTGAGGCAGTAGCTGAAAAAATAGCTTCCAGAGTACTCCAGGAGTTTCCTCTTATAATGGAAGTGATGGTGAAAGTAATTAAGCCTGACCCTCCAATTCCGGGACATTACCGTTCGGTAGCAGTTGAAATTACGAGGAGAAGATAA
- the hpt gene encoding hypoxanthine phosphoribosyltransferase, whose amino-acid sequence MKNDIKEILISEEEIQEKTKELAARLTEDYKDKFPLAIGVLKGAMPFMGDLLKRMDCYLEMDFMDVSSYGNSTVSSGEVKILKDLDTSVEGRDLLIIEDIIDSGLTLSYLVELFRYRKAKSIRIVTLLDKPTGRKVDIKAEYVGFVVPDAFVVGYGLDYAEKYRNLPYIGVLKPEVYTKTE is encoded by the coding sequence ATGAAAAATGACATTAAGGAAATTCTGATTTCTGAAGAGGAAATCCAGGAAAAGACAAAGGAATTGGCTGCGCGGCTTACTGAGGATTATAAGGATAAATTTCCTTTGGCCATTGGCGTCCTTAAGGGAGCCATGCCTTTCATGGGAGATCTTTTAAAAAGGATGGACTGCTATCTTGAAATGGATTTTATGGATGTTTCAAGCTATGGCAATTCCACAGTATCATCCGGAGAAGTTAAGATTCTCAAGGATTTGGATACTTCTGTTGAAGGACGGGACCTGTTAATTATTGAGGACATAATCGATAGCGGCCTTACACTTAGCTATCTTGTCGAGTTATTTCGTTACAGGAAGGCAAAATCAATCAGAATTGTCACGCTCCTCGATAAACCAACTGGCAGAAAGGTAGATATTAAAGCTGAATACGTCGGTTTTGTAGTACCGGATGCTTTCGTTGTTGGATATGGGCTTGATTATGCGGAAAAATACCGTAATCTTCCTTATATTGGCGTTCTGAAGCCTGAAGTATACACAAAGACCGAATAG
- a CDS encoding type III pantothenate kinase, which translates to MIFVFDIGNTNIVLGVYKGDDLLHHWRIETNRNRTEDEYGMVIKSLFEHSGMSFHDIEGIIISSVVPPIMFSLERMCQKYFGVKPLVVGPGIKTGLDIKYENPREVGADRIVNAVAAINEYGSPLIIVDFGTATTYCYVNEHKQYMGGAIAPGIGISTEALYSRAAKLPRIEIARPEGGVLGKNTVAAMQAGILYGYVGQVEGIVKRMVDQSSKTPTVIATGGLSALIASESKLIDIVDPFLTLKGLQLIYKRNVDTLKTYN; encoded by the coding sequence ATGATTTTTGTTTTTGACATTGGAAATACAAATATTGTTTTAGGGGTATATAAGGGTGATGATCTTCTTCATCATTGGAGGATTGAAACAAACCGGAATAGAACTGAAGATGAATATGGAATGGTAATAAAATCTCTTTTTGAACATTCGGGGATGTCTTTTCACGATATTGAAGGAATCATCATATCCTCGGTTGTTCCGCCTATCATGTTTTCCCTCGAGAGAATGTGTCAAAAGTATTTCGGAGTAAAGCCGCTGGTAGTTGGTCCCGGCATCAAAACCGGTTTGGATATTAAATATGAAAACCCCCGTGAAGTGGGCGCTGACCGGATTGTCAATGCAGTGGCAGCTATTAATGAGTATGGAAGCCCTCTAATAATTGTCGATTTCGGCACTGCGACTACCTATTGCTATGTCAATGAACATAAGCAGTATATGGGTGGGGCAATAGCACCTGGTATTGGAATTTCGACAGAAGCCCTATATTCAAGAGCCGCAAAACTTCCCCGTATCGAAATTGCGCGGCCTGAAGGTGGAGTTTTAGGGAAGAATACTGTAGCAGCCATGCAGGCAGGAATTCTATATGGGTATGTTGGACAGGTTGAAGGAATTGTAAAACGGATGGTAGACCAAAGCTCAAAAACACCAACGGTCATAGCAACTGGTGGATTGTCTGCTTTAATTGCCTCCGAATCGAAGTTAATTGATATAGTTGATCCATTCCTAACCTTAAAAGGACTTCAGCTTATTTATAAGCGGAATGTGGATACATTAAAAACGTACAATTAG